A region of the Arthrobacter sp. FW306-07-I genome:
GGGGAGTTGATGGGCCGGCTGGAACGATCACCCGTCCCGTGCTCCCCGTGCTCCCGGTAACGGGCCGCCCACCGCGCTGCGGTCGTCACCGACACCTGGAACCGCTCAGCAGCACGGCGCAGCGGCCACCCGTCATCGACGATGCACCGGGCCAGCCGGAGCCGTCCCTTCGGCGTCAGAAGCGCGTTAGCATGGGACATTGAAGACCTCCTTGTGGATCGGACTCTTAGACAAGCCCCACTCCACTTGGAGGTCTTCTTTTTGTCACCTAACCACGCCGCATGTTCCTAACCTCCGTGGTCAATACACCTAGGCGTCACCAGCGCGCTGCCGGCGGCTGCGCCGGGGAGTGGTGGTGCGGTGGAGTGGTACGTGTGGCCTGTTGGGGTGGTGGTTGCCACGGTGTGGCGAGGGCCGGGGACGGGTTTGGCGGTCCAGCCCGGTGTTTCCTTGGCGTGGTTGCAGGCTTCGCAGAGTCCTTGGCCGTTGCCGGTGGTGGTGGGGCCGCCGCTGTGCCAAGGCCTGATGTGGTCGTGGTGCCTGATCGGGGCGTCGCAGTACGGGGTCCGGCACGTATCGTCCCGGACCTGGAGGAAACGCTTCAAACCCGCCGGGAACAACCGGGCTTTGGAGTCCATCGCCACCAATTCACCTGTGCCGGGGGCGGTGTAGAGCCGGCGGATCCAGAGATTCAGGTTGTGACGGCCGGACGCGTCCACGGTGGCCTCGCCAGCGGCTTCAGGGGTGGCCGGAGAACCAAGGTTGCCGGGGCCGGGGGCTGTTACCGGCATTCGCATTGACGAACCAGCGAGGGCGAGTTCCCTTGCCCATGCCGCCGGGATGATGCCATAACCGGGCAGCCGTGCGGGTTCGGCATCGGCTTGGAGGGGGGTGCGGTCTGTCATGACGAGCTGGACCTCCACGCCGCTGATCCCGCCGGGG
Encoded here:
- a CDS encoding HNH endonuclease, yielding MMDQMRRLEDLKCVAGARQAGLAVAFDADQRRGQAAGGVPADEQGAGVAAQIALARRESPAKGSRLLGMAKTLTGMPHTSAAFRSGLLNAWRATLIVKETICLSPEDRAGVDEELAADTGALDGMGDKAITAAVRAAAYRRDPASVAKRAAHAVTERSVSLRPAPDTMTYLTALLPVSQGVAAYAALARDADTARSEGDERSRGQVMADTLVERVTGTPGGISGVEVQLVMTDRTPLQADAEPARLPGYGIIPAAWARELALAGSSMRMPVTAPGPGNLGSPATPEAAGEATVDASGRHNLNLWIRRLYTAPGTGELVAMDSKARLFPAGLKRFLQVRDDTCRTPYCDAPIRHHDHIRPWHSGGPTTTGNGQGLCEACNHAKETPGWTAKPVPGPRHTVATTTPTGHTYHSTAPPLPGAAAGSALVTPRCIDHGG